agtGTTAAactgagtcgggtcatccaggtcccgttttacagattattcgggtctgaccccacttgCTAAActaaatgtggatgtgttactacacgtcatagcataGCCCTGATTCTTTCGTGAGTCATgcccacttacataaattactgtctgtagacatatggtagccacgcccattcatcagtctgcgcccactgatcagttgttattgtatgagtcatattctattataatagtgctgtgattaactcttaaaGTATTGTGaatgtgaaaagcaggctatttagtggtcacgagcttgcaaaaaaacttcgcaaacaagtataagaaaaaattaggaattttaaattagagtagggacagtgtatagtgctgcaataaaaagtactgaaacaagctggatcagagtagtacgtaatgtccaaatactgtaaaacaataagaagtgaatatccctactgtgcattgagtgtagcacagtaggaatattcatttcttattgttttacagtatttgtacattacgtactactccgatccagcttgtttcagtactttttattgcagcgctatacactgtccctactccaatttaaaattcctaattttttcttatacttgtttgcgaagtttttttgcaagcttgtgaccactaaatagcctgctagttctaatttaaaatttctatttttttTATACTTGTCATGATATAAGTCCCATGATATTGtgattatcgtgatattaaaatttcatatcgtggcatcactaatacatatgtagctaaacCTGGCAAGGGCATGGCCAGAGGGTTTGGACAAACCTTCTCAATTTTAGTGCCAGAAATGCAAGTTTTAAACCAGACATATGCCCCACAGCCAGCTTTTGGCCAGTTGTAGGGCATGCGCCtggttactgtaattgttttagAAAaagcatgtgtgcatgcacgtgcatgtgtgtgtgtgtgtgtgtgtgtgtgtgcatgtgtgtgcgtgcgtgcgtgcacatgtgtgtgtgtgtgagtccGTGTCATttcacccatgtgagcaaacagTTTTGTTTCAAAAGCATCCTGCATATGTGAAATGAAGGCTTTGTAAAATTTAAGAAGCTAAGATTTATGCTGAGGCCGCTATTTCAAAATTCAAGTTAAAAGGGTTAAAGAACACATTTTGTAAACAACTTTCCTATGGGCTATATGGGCATAATACAACTGAAAAATAACATAATAGGCTTTGTGGGTACCAGAAATATATAACAACTTTCTTCAAAGAGAAATGGGGCATGTCCTGTACTTAAGCGAACAataatgaagggcagccttaaggctttctctaaacatTTGCATGTTTGCATGAGAAAACACGACAGACACACTAAAAAACAGTTgggaagatacttctgtgcaaaATTTGCAGTTTAAAGTGGAGATATGAAACTTGTCCTATAGGCTTTGTTGCCTCCTGTACCTATCTTACCTTGTGGTTAAACCAatacaaataaattaaataaacgTAATTACCAAATTGTaatataattcatgaattacaaaatacattaaattacagtatatttacaaatataattatctaataataacaatagcatgaatataaacaCAAATAGTTGATTGATTACCTATATAGTTAgaatagatcaagacacacggtagtgtgtcatgcggcccaagaagccagcgcgtaacacccgtgagtatattgacaggaagaaagaaaacgcaattttcgcacctccgtagctctgtgctgccttaatgaaacaagaaaCTTTTTGCTGTGGACGTGCCCTCacacttcagcactccacattccaaattttagcAAAATCGCTTAAtgcgttcccaagatatgcgacttctcgatttcttcattttttttcttcttatttttcttcttcttgtcacacacttacaaaaactgctatacaacgcgaacaccatatccgtttcccttgaaatttggcacacggaaggggggtataaaggcgcatctcggtaccaacattggttggaatatgataaacaggcaaagagttatgagcgattattcacaaaaaataatgcCAATATGTTgccatgcctacagggtaaaccgcgtatgggaagaagctgaacatcggtgggtaaataggttaactattgaacctcaaaccttttgtggtttgaaagaaatcaagctaaaaaacaggaagatacaacgaaaaaaccaacagtgtgtaacaattatgcaatcgagattagctaataaaaaaaaaaacgactgcttgccacgtctactagataaaccgcttggggtaatgttttgaaaatcattgtacagatggagtaatcatcttagaaaggctcatcaatggtgtagaagaatcagacttaaagccacggagttataacacgaaatccaacttgatgcagcaagtgcgagatcgagatactctaatagagcagtcatcctaatagagcagtcaccctgaagagaattcaagatatcagctagaaacaagaaacctgcatagagatcagctacacacaagtcaccctgtagagagatcagctagaagaagttaccttgtagggagttcatgcaactatggaaagagatagttcagctagaagaaatcaccttgcagagttcagctacaaagaaaccaccatgtagagagttcagctacaaacaaattgccctgtagagagatcaatagaagaagttaccttgcagagagttcagctacaaagaaaccatcatgtagagagttcagctacaaacaaatctccctgtagagagattagctagaagaagttacattgtagagagttcagctacaaagaaaccatcatgtagagagttcagctacaaacaaatctccctgtagagagatcagctagaagaaattaccttgtagagagttcagctacaaagaaaccattctgtaaagagctcagctgcaaacaaatcacctgtacagaattcagctacaaacaaatcaccctgtagagagatcagctagaagaaattaccttgtagatagttcagctacaaacaaatcaccctgtagaaagatcagttagaagtagttaccttgtagagagttcagctacaaagaaaccatcatgtagagagttcagctacaaacaaatctccctgtagagagatcagctagaagaaattaccttgtagagagttcagctacaaagaaaccattctgtaaagagctcagctgcaaacaaatcacctgtacagaattcagctacaaacaaatcaccctgtagagagatcagctagaagaaattaccttgtagatagttcagctacaaacaaatcaccctgtagaaagatcagttagaagaagttaccttgtagagagttcagctacaaagaaaccattttgtaaagagctcagctggaaacaaatcacctgtacagaagtcagctacgaacaaatcaccctgtagagagatcagctagaagaagttaccttgtagatagttcagctacgtacaaacagatctccctgtagagaattcagctacaaacaaatcaccctatagagagattagctagaagaagttacattgtagagagttcagctacaaagaaaccatcatgtagagagttcagctacaaacaaatctccctgtagagagatcagctagaagaaattaccttgtagagagttcagctacaaagaaaccattctgtaaagagctcagctgcaaacaaatcacctgtacagaattcagctacaaaaaaatcaccctgtagagagatcagctagaagaaattaccttgtagatagttcagctacaaacaaatcaccctgtagaaagatcagttaaaagaagttaccttgtagagaattcagctacaaagaaaccattttgtaaagagctcagctgcaaacaaatcacctgtacagaagtcagctacgaacaaatcaccctgtagagagatcagctagaagaaattaccttgtagagagttcagttgcaaagaaaccaccatgtagagcgttcagcttcagagaaatcaccctgtagaaaattcagccacaaacaaattgccctgtagaaaggtcagttagaagaagttaccttttagagagttcatctacaaagaaaccattctgtaaagagctcagctgcaaacaaattacctgtacagaattcagctacaaacaaaccaccctgtagagagatcagctagaagaagttaccttgtagatcgttcagctacaaacaattcaccctgtagagagagcatgtagagagagcatctagaagaagtcaccttgtagagtgttcagttacaaagaaaccaccatggagatttctgtaaccaatatatgtattatatatataatttgtacatttactgataaaatatttaaagtacatctacttcatcttttcttcttcctgtggtaaagaaaaaaagataggttaaaaaaatcccaaagataggccggctttggggtatacaaatacaaaaagaaatgaaatctaatccaaaacagccaagctgtaaaaaaagtgtgcggccctcaaaaaggctatggtgaaaaaagatgtgaaatccgaggtggcggccaagaaatggctgtgatggtaggttaatggtaaaaattttaataatgacaattcaggtgaattttgtgccaagaccaagcagcacaaaaattcacctgaattgtcgttattaaaatttttaccattaacctaccaccacagccatttcttggccgccaccttggatttcacatcttttttcaccatagcctttttgagggccgcacactttttttacagcttggctgttttggattagatagtattaactgcatgggcgcCTGGTTTAGAATTAGtaaaacatcaacttgttttaaaaGATTTTTTGTTGGATTATAATAAGACATCCATTCGAATTACCTTGGAATACCAAGAAGAACACCAAGAAGTATTCATGTTTCGAACTTAAGCTTTGCCATCTAAGgcataggcatagcaaccagagaaggggggggggggggggggcaattttttgattgtatagttcaagatattctaataaagcagtcacagtattcagagaagcagagtagcaaactatgaagttgtaaattatgtgctttatcagtgatacaatcTATATTTGGTGGAGGGGGCAGCCATtctcaactttttttttttttgttcttcaACACTGTGCTCTACAAAACCAAGTCTAgctatctaaaaatatcttgctacacCTATGTAAGGGATTGAGGTGTGGTGGAGACTGGATGCTAGAAAGGAATAAGTTATGGATCAGTCATCCATATGCTACCAACATGAAAATTAATTAGCATTACAATAGGTGTCTAATCAGCTGTATAAACAGCAGTCTGAAAAGTTTCAGCTAGTTGCTACACAACTACGGTGGGGAAGCACCCCAAAACTAAATACCCATCCAGAAAATCCCAACTACTTCCTTATTTTTCCAGTGCAATGGCATATGATCATGAGGGGGGCAATGTTGAAATATCAATAACTGAGATCTCCAAAATATAGTAGCTAAACTAATCACTGAAATCAGTATCTAGATCTTCTACTATGGTTTCCTCATTTTAGTGGTATTGCTCTCCACATTATGTGGTTATAGGGACATCAACACAGCAGGTGCTTTCCCAGGATCCAAAATAATGTAATATAACATGCTTATCAGTATACTGCCCCACCTCCCCCTCTTGGGAAATAGGTTGTCCCACCATGGGGTATTCTGATAAACGTTCATCAAACGCTCAAAGTATTTTTAGCTGCTAAGTTTCTAAACTCCGTCAAATCCCTGTGTTGCAACTGGGTATTATGCACccctatcaatgtattgtcccactacccccccccccccccccctcgggcatatatggggctatagtggggatttgacacagccgaatgtcaaattcCCCATAGTAGgacaaacctatcgtgtcaaatccccactgttggccccagttgcaacgcgggatttgacatagcaaagcaaagttacaacaaaaaatatttgggcacttaatgaacgatcgtcaaatgccccatagtggggcagcagtttcgtgtcaattccccctgtgataggtgcattatggttaaacttaggccatacctattggatttTATGTTGCACAGGCCCGACCGACTGTCTTTTTTCATGGCctgaaatgataatgataatcatgTGATATAGGATCACGTGTGCCAAGATGGTCAATCTCGTATGTGCTAGTGAAAATCATGCAGCTATTGGGATAACCAGGCTCCTCTAGGGATTAAACTCTTCAAAAGGTTGAGCTTTAATGGTAAAGATACTCCAAACGAAATAGTTCTTATATTCAAGAGGTTTGATTCATtgtacagcaatacattatggTGCTGCAGAACACCCTTATATGTTTCATTAACGTtttttgtagttgttgctctttttgtatggttcataatactttaattttctatcatgtactaattattattatcattatcaaatcgacctacctacccaaattttctgaggttttgcccgcgcaacataagatccagtAGGTATGGCCTACTTATGATAATTGTTACAGCTATCCATTCAAGCATAGCCGAGCATAGCAACGATCGTGTATGATTTAATACCCCTTAGACCACAGTATCCATATACCACACTAAACCAAATACACTAAATTACCTTCGAATTCGTTATCCGTCCACCCTGAGCTTCGCGACAAGTTCTAATTTGATACCAAAACGGCAAGACCTCTTGAATATAGATTTACAAAACCCTATGTCTTGAGTCAGTTCaagcatagatattagagcctaATATCTATAGTTCaagtaaggtaaatgcgggtatttccggacagcgtacaattccggacactttggtacctttatcaagctagccgagtaacgaaacaacggattgccttgaaatttctgctgtgaatagctattcttatagggattataaaaatcgaaaagtgtgttctagttgattcattcttgggtgctatacacgaagtgtccggaattgtgcgctgttCGGAAATACCCGAATTTACCTTAcctttataacaatttttttaactACTATCGTGTGACCTCATTTTCGTTGGGACAATAATCCTTGCCATAATTTAATCAaagatactatactaataacaaCACTAGTAGATTTAATCATCTTATGACGCACAGTGCTGGACTATATGCATCCATTGATAATATATGATGCACCAAAGCACAGAATTGTGAATTCACCCCAAAGTGAAAAATGGACATATGAATGCTCTCAATAGTCTTATGAATTTCTGACCAGTGGTTAGATTGCTAACACTTGTGGTCCTTTCACACTTAGCTATACATTGGTATTATCAAATAAGCAATTGTATTCAATAAAGTATTCAATAGATAAATACATATTATAGTTCCTACAAATCACTATTATAAAGGAGACAACGTTCTTTTATCATTGTCCTCACTTTTTTTGCTGTTTTTATTCAAAAAAAGGAAAGCCATCAACAGAGGAAGATGGAATAGTGTAAAATAAAACAGTCTCCTCGATGTCTGGAAGTTTGGATTATGATAAAACTGCCACCCTCTATAACAAAGAAATGAGTTCACCAAAAGTGAGTCAAATGCAAACCACCAAGTTGTTAGGCCACAGTAAGGTGCCATCATACAAATAGGGATGGTGGCAAAACAATAACGTAGAGCAACTCTACGACACAGTCCAGGATTGGTCACAGCCATCATTTGGTAGCCAGCACGTGAGTAATCTCCTCGATGATTCCAGCTGAGTGAGTTGAAATGTGGAAACTGCCAGGCAtacaaaatggctgccattATAAGTCCACCACTTCCAATGCTGCCCATAAAAGCAGTCCATCCCATTATCGGTGGTAGAGCACCCACCACTGACCCCACCCAAGTGTTCACTATACTGATACGTTTCATAGGAGTATACACCATGGAATATAAGAGTATGTTGCCTGCTCCAATTGCTGCCGTTAACATGTTAACTTGAATGGCTAATAGACTAACTCCTAGTAATCCAGCTACTACACCAAATGTAACTCCATGAGATGGACTATGGCGgggaacacacacacaataaacaCAAGTAATAGATGATATGGTTACATACCTGATTAATCCTCTCACAAACACGCGATTCTTTGTTCTATTCATTTGACTATCAAAAGGGACTTCCATCCACTATCAAAGAAAACACAACATTATGCTGAGAATTATCAAGCAGGAAATAAGCCACAAATCATCACTTGTGTAACAAGAAAAAGTTATAGGAATCTTACAAACCCAGAACCATCtctattatacatatatatttgcCACAAGACACTTGCACTCTCCTGGTGGTAGCCATGTTTTAGAAGGCCTCAGGTGTCTCAATCTGAGGACCTTTTGATTCGATGGGTAGTCCTATTCATTGTATTCACACAAATAATCAACACAACTAGAGATGATTAGCCCTACATTACCAAGCCATTACAATTAGTTCCCTTTGGATGACCTCAAAGAAGca
The nucleotide sequence above comes from Dysidea avara chromosome 3, odDysAvar1.4, whole genome shotgun sequence. Encoded proteins:
- the LOC136250893 gene encoding protoheme IX farnesyltransferase, mitochondrial-like, which produces MPRHFVMSIVGVWRLGQRLGNRSIHIHKGCLYAVSPGLKSSHKPPVLAKPADNVLSSQSIPVEQLVLKPTTSVPKPSQRDVTTEDWIPEQTEWKKLPNLYLKLSKHKLTALVVLTTLSGAVMAPVPIDVSLLMWVSVGTGLCSASANTFNQWMEVPFDSQMNRTKNRVFVRGLISPSHGVTFGVVAGLLGVSLLAIQVNMLTAAIGAGNILLYSMVYTPMKRISIVNTWVGSVVGALPPIMGWTAFMGSIGSGGLIMAAILYAWQFPHFNSLSWNHRGDYSRAGYQMMAVTNPGLCRRVALRYCFATIPICMMAPYCGLTTWWFAFDSLLVNSFLCYRGWQFYHNPNFQTSRRLFYFTLFHLPLLMAFLFLNKNSKKSEDNDKRTLSPL